The Desulfuromonas versatilis genome has a segment encoding these proteins:
- a CDS encoding ABC transporter substrate-binding protein: protein MKKFAAALAIIAMTALPALAKGYTISFNQIVEHPALDALRKGVQDELAAQGFEVSYNIHVAQGNISTANLIARQILGENPDLVVSIATPTSQACAQVIKKIPIVFAAVSDPVGAGLVPSLEKPGGNITGTTDMSPVDRQVDLIREFLPGLKRLGVIYNSGEANSVSIVKALKQVCDQLGITLEEATIANSAGVYQAAKSLVGRSDAVYIPTDNTVVSAFEAITKVGYESKLPIFAADVDSVGRGAIAALAVDYYQMGRQTGEMAARVLKGADTAGMPVETLREFQIHLNPASAKKMGVEIAEAMLKRADKIVE from the coding sequence GTGAAAAAGTTCGCCGCCGCCCTTGCCATTATCGCCATGACCGCCCTGCCGGCCCTGGCCAAAGGCTACACCATATCCTTCAACCAGATCGTCGAGCACCCGGCGCTCGACGCCCTGCGCAAAGGGGTGCAGGACGAGCTGGCCGCCCAGGGGTTCGAGGTCAGCTATAACATCCACGTAGCCCAGGGGAACATCTCCACCGCCAACCTCATCGCCCGGCAGATTCTCGGCGAGAACCCCGACCTGGTGGTGAGCATCGCCACCCCGACCAGCCAGGCCTGCGCCCAGGTGATTAAGAAGATCCCCATCGTCTTCGCCGCGGTCAGCGATCCGGTGGGCGCCGGGCTGGTGCCGAGCCTGGAGAAGCCCGGCGGCAACATCACCGGCACCACCGACATGAGCCCGGTGGACCGGCAGGTCGATCTGATCCGCGAGTTCCTCCCCGGGCTCAAGCGCCTGGGGGTGATCTACAACTCGGGCGAGGCCAACTCGGTGAGCATCGTCAAGGCCCTCAAGCAGGTCTGCGACCAGTTGGGCATCACCCTCGAGGAGGCGACCATCGCCAACTCAGCCGGGGTCTACCAGGCGGCCAAGAGCCTGGTCGGCCGCAGCGATGCGGTCTACATCCCCACCGACAACACGGTGGTCTCGGCCTTCGAGGCGATCACCAAGGTCGGCTACGAGAGCAAGTTGCCGATCTTCGCCGCCGACGTCGACTCGGTGGGACGCGGCGCCATCGCCGCCCTGGCCGTCGACTACTACCAGATGGGCCGGCAGACCGGCGAGATGGCCGCCCGGGTGCTCAAGGGCGCTGACACCGCCGGCATGCCGGTGGAGACTCTCAGGGAGTTCCAGATCCACCTCAACCCCGCCTCGGCGAAGAAGATGGGGGTGGAGATTGCCGAGGCGATGTTGAAGAGGGCCGACAAGATCGTCGAATAA
- a CDS encoding acyloxyacyl hydrolase, translated as MKHLMLVLLGIGLVMAVAGASRAAEQAEVVYQLGGLKVLGDAPHYLDLGAGGYGAFHGGNESAAGTLQLRFGNKLSFIGPALGVMANVDGGAMAYAALYAELAVGRLVFTPLIGFGAYEAGDSKDLGGVLQFSDEIGVAYQFANRSRLGLRFVHISNAEIHDKNPGVDSLYLTFAIPF; from the coding sequence ATGAAACATCTGATGCTGGTCCTTTTGGGAATCGGCCTGGTCATGGCGGTTGCCGGCGCAAGCCGGGCGGCGGAGCAGGCCGAAGTCGTTTACCAACTGGGAGGCCTCAAAGTCCTGGGGGATGCCCCCCATTACCTCGATCTGGGAGCGGGGGGGTACGGTGCTTTCCATGGCGGCAACGAAAGCGCTGCGGGCACCCTTCAGCTGCGCTTCGGCAATAAGTTGTCCTTTATCGGCCCGGCCCTGGGGGTGATGGCCAACGTGGATGGCGGGGCCATGGCCTATGCCGCGCTCTATGCGGAGCTGGCCGTGGGCAGGTTGGTGTTCACCCCGCTGATCGGGTTCGGTGCCTACGAGGCGGGGGACAGCAAGGATCTGGGCGGGGTATTGCAGTTTAGTGACGAAATCGGCGTAGCCTACCAGTTTGCCAACCGGTCGCGCCTGGGTTTGCGTTTCGTACATATCTCCAATGCCGAGATTCACGACAAGAACCCAGGGGTGGACAGCCTGTACCTGACCTTCGCCATCCCCTTCTGA
- a CDS encoding NADH-quinone oxidoreductase subunit N — protein MSFPELLALLPVLILALGATAILMVGAWFPARRPLLYSGVAVALVAALAAGALRPPVAEVAHMFGAGPYARFFTILWSLLAAMTLMISNRYAEDRRFPGGEYTCLVLFAAAGMALLSSATSLVGVLLGLESFTLVLYILIAIDKQSTLGAEAGLKYLVMGIVATGFLGFGIALVYAATGSLHLPEALLQLGDAQAGMRPLGLLGWAMLLVAIGFKVSLVPFHLWTPDVYQGAPAPVTAILSTGSKGAVFAALITLMLGLPAGEDALVPILWLLAAASMLIGSLCALRQDNIKRMLAYSSVAHMGYLLTGLLAGGEAGRSAVVFYLVVYGAANLGAFGILTSFALQGEEPQNYRDLRGLGYHHPIRGAALALFLLSLAGIPPAAGFLAKFGIFHAALRSGFLGLTLLGVLASLVSLYYYLRPTIVMFMAKERSACLHQGHASEHAVLAVCLAATLLLGLYPAPLFDLIRTLVP, from the coding sequence ATGAGTTTTCCGGAACTGCTCGCCCTGCTACCGGTGCTGATTCTGGCCCTCGGCGCCACCGCGATCCTGATGGTCGGAGCCTGGTTTCCGGCCCGCCGCCCCCTGCTCTACTCCGGGGTGGCCGTCGCCCTGGTCGCGGCGCTGGCCGCCGGGGCACTGCGTCCGCCGGTGGCCGAGGTGGCCCACATGTTCGGCGCCGGTCCCTACGCCCGTTTCTTCACCATCCTCTGGTCGCTGCTGGCGGCCATGACCCTGATGATCTCCAACCGCTACGCCGAAGACCGGCGCTTCCCCGGAGGCGAGTACACCTGCCTGGTGCTGTTCGCCGCGGCCGGCATGGCGCTGCTCTCCTCGGCCACCTCCCTGGTCGGGGTGCTGCTCGGTCTGGAGTCCTTTACCCTGGTGCTCTACATCCTCATCGCCATCGACAAGCAGTCGACCCTCGGCGCCGAGGCCGGGCTCAAGTACCTGGTGATGGGGATCGTGGCGACGGGCTTTCTCGGTTTCGGCATCGCCCTGGTCTACGCCGCCACCGGTTCGCTGCACCTGCCCGAGGCGCTGCTGCAGCTCGGCGACGCCCAGGCCGGCATGCGCCCGCTGGGGCTGCTCGGCTGGGCCATGCTGCTGGTGGCCATCGGCTTCAAGGTCTCCCTGGTCCCCTTCCACCTCTGGACCCCCGACGTCTACCAGGGGGCGCCGGCCCCGGTGACCGCCATCCTCTCCACCGGCTCCAAGGGGGCGGTGTTCGCCGCCCTGATCACCCTGATGCTCGGTCTGCCGGCCGGCGAGGATGCGCTGGTGCCGATCCTCTGGCTGCTGGCGGCCGCCTCCATGCTGATCGGCTCGCTGTGCGCCCTGCGTCAGGACAACATCAAGCGGATGCTCGCCTACTCCTCGGTGGCGCACATGGGCTACCTGCTCACCGGCCTGCTCGCCGGCGGCGAGGCCGGGCGCAGCGCGGTCGTCTTCTACCTGGTGGTCTATGGAGCGGCCAATCTCGGCGCCTTCGGCATCCTCACCTCCTTCGCCCTGCAGGGCGAAGAGCCCCAAAACTACCGTGACCTTCGCGGCCTCGGCTACCACCACCCCATCCGCGGCGCGGCCCTGGCCCTGTTCCTGCTCTCGCTGGCCGGGATTCCGCCGGCGGCCGGTTTCCTGGCCAAGTTCGGCATCTTTCACGCCGCGCTGCGCTCGGGTTTTCTCGGCCTGACCCTGCTCGGGGTGCTCGCCTCGCTGGTCTCGCTCTACTACTACCTGCGGCCGACCATCGTCATGTTCATGGCCAAGGAGCGCAGTGCCTGCCTGCACCAGGGGCACGCGTCAGAACATGCGGTGCTCGCCGTTTGCCTGGCCGCCACCCTGTTGCTCGGGCTCTATCCTGCGCCGTTGTTCGACCTGATCAGAACCCTGGTCCCCTAG
- a CDS encoding CoA-binding protein, which yields MSTVLKIEEFLKSPAFGVAGASTDRHKYGNKVLRCYLQKGKKAIPVNPREAEVEGVACVASVKDLPAEVKSLSIITPPRITEQVVAEAIAKGIENIWMQPGAESPAAVAAAEKAGLNVIADGSCLLVVLGYSEGH from the coding sequence ATGTCCACCGTGCTGAAAATCGAAGAATTCCTCAAATCCCCCGCCTTCGGCGTCGCCGGGGCCTCGACGGACCGCCACAAGTACGGCAACAAGGTGCTGCGCTGCTACCTGCAGAAAGGAAAGAAGGCGATCCCGGTCAATCCCAGGGAAGCGGAAGTGGAAGGGGTGGCCTGCGTGGCCAGCGTGAAGGATCTGCCCGCGGAGGTGAAGAGCCTCTCGATCATCACCCCGCCCAGGATCACCGAGCAGGTGGTGGCCGAGGCCATCGCCAAGGGGATCGAGAACATCTGGATGCAGCCGGGGGCGGAGAGCCCCGCTGCCGTGGCAGCCGCCGAAAAAGCCGGGCTCAATGTCATCGCCGACGGCAGCTGTTTGCTGGTGGTGCTGGGGTACAGCGAGGGGCACTGA
- a CDS encoding ABC transporter permease: protein MTWYAFLGALEQGCAYGLMVLGVYLTFRILDFPDLTVDGSLPLGAAVSAVAITAGIDPFVSLAIAMAAGFLAGMVTGVLNTKFRILHLLASILTMIALYSINIRVMGRPNMTLLGKGTILDPLYGAGLSPSVAAPLLFGGICLLAAGFLMWFLHTEFGLAMLATGDNKQMITSQGVNTHNVIIIGVGLSNALVALSGAMLCQSQGAADVNMGVGTIVAGLASVIVGETLIGDRSINRAIIAALLGSIIYRLAIALALGLKLGRFSFTPSDLNLITALLVVTALTAPKVRRRLRFR from the coding sequence ATGACCTGGTACGCGTTTCTCGGCGCCCTGGAACAGGGGTGCGCCTATGGGCTGATGGTGCTGGGGGTGTATCTCACCTTCCGCATCCTCGACTTTCCCGACCTCACCGTCGACGGCAGCCTGCCGCTGGGGGCGGCGGTCTCGGCGGTGGCCATCACCGCGGGGATCGATCCTTTCGTTTCCCTGGCCATCGCCATGGCGGCGGGCTTCCTCGCCGGGATGGTGACGGGGGTGCTCAACACCAAGTTCCGCATCCTGCACCTGCTCGCCTCGATCCTGACCATGATCGCCCTCTACTCCATCAACATCCGGGTCATGGGGCGGCCCAACATGACCCTGCTCGGCAAGGGGACGATCCTCGATCCCCTCTACGGCGCCGGGCTCTCCCCCTCGGTGGCGGCGCCGCTCTTGTTCGGCGGCATCTGCCTGCTGGCGGCCGGTTTTCTCATGTGGTTTCTGCACACCGAGTTCGGCCTGGCGATGCTCGCCACCGGCGACAACAAGCAGATGATCACCAGCCAGGGGGTCAACACCCACAACGTTATCATCATCGGCGTCGGGCTCTCCAACGCCCTGGTCGCCCTGAGCGGCGCCATGCTCTGCCAGAGTCAGGGGGCGGCGGACGTGAACATGGGGGTGGGGACCATCGTCGCCGGGCTCGCCTCAGTGATCGTCGGCGAGACCCTGATCGGCGACCGCTCCATCAACCGGGCGATCATCGCCGCCCTGCTCGGCTCGATCATCTACCGGCTGGCCATCGCCCTGGCCCTGGGGCTGAAGCTCGGCCGCTTCAGCTTCACTCCCAGCGATCTCAACCTGATCACCGCACTGCTGGTGGTGACGGCCCTGACCGCGCCCAAGGTGCGCCGGAGGCTGAGATTCCGATGA
- a CDS encoding ABC transporter ATP-binding protein gives MIELQGIIKYFHRGSINEVLALSGVDLRVRRGDFITVIGSNGAGKSTLLNCLAGSYPLEGGRILLDEQDVTAWSEHRRARFISRVFQDPLLGTCGTLSIEQNLALALRRGRPHLLGLGVKGHDRELFREQLKQLGLGLEARLRDKVGLLSGGQRQALTMLMATLVRPEILLLDEHTAALDPKTAQQILELTERLVREQQLTALMVTHNMKQALQLGNRLIMMHQGKVILDVSGEEKRQMKVEDLLERFYTVRGEEFSQDRMLLV, from the coding sequence ATGATCGAACTGCAGGGAATAATAAAGTATTTCCACCGCGGCAGCATCAACGAGGTGTTGGCCCTTAGCGGCGTCGACCTGCGGGTACGCCGCGGCGACTTCATCACCGTGATCGGCTCCAACGGCGCCGGCAAGTCGACCCTGCTCAACTGCCTGGCCGGCTCCTATCCCCTGGAGGGGGGGCGCATCCTGCTCGACGAGCAGGACGTCACCGCATGGTCCGAGCACCGCCGGGCCCGCTTCATCAGCCGGGTTTTCCAGGATCCGCTGCTCGGCACCTGCGGGACGCTTTCCATCGAGCAGAACCTGGCCTTGGCCCTGCGCCGCGGCAGGCCCCACCTGCTCGGCCTGGGGGTCAAGGGGCACGACCGCGAACTGTTCCGCGAGCAGCTGAAACAGCTCGGCCTGGGGCTGGAGGCGCGCCTCAGGGACAAGGTCGGTCTGCTCTCCGGCGGTCAGCGCCAGGCCCTGACCATGCTCATGGCGACCCTGGTGCGCCCCGAGATCCTGCTGCTCGACGAACACACCGCCGCCCTCGACCCCAAAACCGCCCAGCAGATTCTCGAACTCACCGAGCGCCTGGTGCGCGAGCAGCAGCTGACCGCGCTGATGGTCACCCACAACATGAAGCAGGCCCTGCAGCTCGGCAACCGGCTGATCATGATGCACCAGGGCAAGGTGATTCTCGATGTGTCTGGAGAGGAGAAGCGGCAGATGAAGGTCGAAGACCTGCTCGAGCGCTTCTACACGGTGCGCGGCGAGGAGTTCAGTCAGGATCGGATGCTGCTGGTTTAA
- a CDS encoding complex I subunit 4 family protein, producing MTMGDATTFPVLSLLLGLPLLGTGFCLLFRRNADECRWASLATTLAVLVVSVWCFLQSPGPDGWYLVEDYRWIPWLGARFTLAMDGISLLMVLLTAFLQVIAVLISWHQKKHPALLFSLLLLLEAGLLGVFLATDLLLFYLFWEMMLIPMFFLIGVWGHGRRVYAAVKFFLFTLAGSLLMLVAIIGLYLLHGRQTGDYTFALEALKATNCGALEPWLYAGFMIGFLVKVPVVPLHTWLPDAHTVAPGAGSLDLAGLLLKTGVFGILRFAFPLFPASAAASLPALAVLALVGLFYAAWCAYLQEDVKRLIAYSSISHLGVILLGLAAGSRLALEGAILLMACHGLTTGALFALVSMLRRRTGTRELAKLGGLWKEAPIFSWFFLYFSLASLGLPGLANFSGEILVFAGTFQTRPLWGALAVLGVVFAAAYMLRMVQGVLWGKRPPGRPWVDLTWREGLTLAALAFFTLWLGVQPGTFIEPLHLPVQTLLEGTRLLAAAGGAP from the coding sequence ATGACCATGGGTGACGCGACAACCTTTCCGGTACTCAGCCTGCTACTCGGCCTGCCGCTGCTCGGCACGGGGTTCTGCCTGCTGTTCCGGCGCAACGCCGACGAGTGCCGCTGGGCCTCCCTGGCCACCACCCTGGCGGTGCTGGTGGTGTCGGTCTGGTGCTTTCTGCAAAGCCCCGGCCCGGACGGTTGGTACCTGGTCGAGGACTACCGCTGGATCCCCTGGCTGGGGGCCCGCTTCACCCTGGCCATGGACGGCATCTCCCTGCTCATGGTGCTGCTGACCGCCTTTCTGCAGGTGATCGCCGTGCTGATCTCCTGGCACCAGAAAAAGCACCCGGCCCTGCTTTTCTCGCTGCTGCTGCTGCTCGAAGCCGGCCTGCTCGGGGTCTTTCTCGCCACCGACTTGCTGCTCTTCTACCTGTTCTGGGAGATGATGCTCATCCCCATGTTCTTCCTCATCGGGGTCTGGGGGCACGGTCGCCGGGTCTACGCCGCGGTCAAGTTCTTCCTCTTCACCCTGGCCGGCAGCCTGCTGATGCTGGTGGCGATCATCGGCCTCTACCTGCTGCACGGCCGCCAGACCGGCGACTACACCTTCGCCCTCGAGGCGCTTAAGGCCACCAACTGCGGCGCCCTTGAGCCCTGGCTTTACGCCGGCTTCATGATCGGCTTTCTGGTCAAGGTACCGGTGGTGCCGCTGCACACCTGGCTCCCCGACGCCCACACGGTGGCTCCCGGGGCCGGCTCCCTCGACCTGGCCGGGCTGCTGCTCAAGACCGGGGTGTTCGGCATCCTGCGTTTCGCCTTCCCGCTGTTTCCCGCCAGCGCCGCGGCGAGCCTGCCGGCCCTGGCGGTGCTGGCCCTGGTGGGGCTGTTCTACGCCGCCTGGTGCGCCTACCTGCAGGAGGATGTCAAGCGGCTGATCGCCTACTCGTCCATCTCCCACCTCGGGGTGATCCTGCTCGGCCTGGCCGCCGGCAGCCGCCTGGCCCTGGAGGGGGCGATCCTGCTGATGGCCTGCCACGGCCTGACCACCGGCGCCCTGTTCGCCCTGGTCTCCATGCTGCGCCGGCGCACCGGCACCCGCGAACTGGCCAAGCTGGGCGGGCTGTGGAAGGAGGCGCCGATCTTCAGCTGGTTCTTCCTGTACTTCTCCCTGGCCTCCCTGGGCCTGCCGGGGCTGGCCAACTTCAGCGGCGAAATCCTGGTCTTCGCCGGCACCTTCCAGACCCGGCCCCTGTGGGGGGCCCTGGCGGTGCTCGGGGTGGTCTTCGCCGCCGCCTACATGCTGCGCATGGTCCAGGGGGTGCTCTGGGGCAAGCGCCCGCCGGGCCGTCCCTGGGTCGACCTGACCTGGCGCGAGGGGCTCACCCTCGCCGCCCTGGCCTTTTTCACCCTCTGGCTCGGCGTCCAGCCGGGGACCTTCATCGAACCCCTTCACTTGCCGGTGCAGACTCTGCTCGAGGGGACCCGGCTGCTGGCCGCGGCGGGAGGCGCTCCATGA
- a CDS encoding four helix bundle suffix domain-containing protein encodes MSDRDDGNHEKNGSYGRKAFHNSHDSHNSHSSEIPQPAILPPRGDYQTLLSYQKSEIIYQITFRFCRRFLRRGDRTIDQMVQAARSGKQNIVEGSKAATTSKEMEIKLTNVARASLEELLEDYRDYLRVRDLPIWDKQSREALYVRKLGATSAISFETFRQFTETRPAEVVANIAICLIHQTNYLLDQQLKAMEKAFLADGGLLERMTRARLQMRKGQKP; translated from the coding sequence ATGAGTGACCGGGATGATGGGAATCATGAGAAGAATGGGAGTTATGGGAGAAAGGCCTTTCATAATTCCCATGACTCCCATAATTCCCATAGCTCCGAAATACCGCAACCGGCCATCCTCCCCCCGCGGGGCGACTACCAGACCCTGCTCTCCTACCAGAAGTCCGAGATAATCTACCAGATCACTTTCCGCTTCTGCCGGCGCTTTCTCCGCAGGGGTGACCGCACCATCGACCAGATGGTGCAGGCGGCCCGCTCGGGCAAGCAGAATATCGTCGAGGGGAGCAAGGCGGCGACCACCTCGAAAGAGATGGAGATCAAGCTGACCAACGTGGCGCGGGCCAGCCTGGAGGAGTTGCTGGAGGATTACCGCGACTACCTGCGGGTGCGCGACCTGCCGATCTGGGACAAGCAGAGCCGCGAAGCGCTCTATGTGCGCAAACTCGGCGCCACCTCGGCCATTTCTTTCGAAACATTTCGGCAGTTCACCGAGACCCGCCCCGCCGAGGTGGTGGCCAACATCGCCATCTGCCTGATTCACCAGACCAACTACCTGCTCGACCAGCAGCTCAAAGCCATGGAAAAGGCCTTTCTCGCCGATGGCGGCCTGCTCGAGCGCATGACCCGCGCCAGGCTACAGATGCGGAAAGGTCAAAAACCCTGA